In Reichenbachiella agarivorans, one genomic interval encodes:
- a CDS encoding sensor histidine kinase: protein MENYLKKELYELVKREDTIFDFIQESSLDGVWFWDLESPEHEWMSAKFWTELGYDPAEKPHLASAWQDIIDQSDLELAIANFHKHLEDPLHPYDQVVRYRHKNGGIVWIRCRGLAIRDQNGKAIRMLGAHNNLTPIIELNEKLKSQNMELDQFSYSVSHDLRAPLRIINGYAGILKDEYGSKLDEEGNRLLFNIIKNASNMNHLIEELLSFSKLSKTELRKVEMDGGQLVEECLGYMRSICDISQFEINVSEGIPKLYADRNMIKQVVINILSNAFKYSGTSRTKRIDIAWKDLDNQIQLSFNDYGVGFDMRYYEKVFAVFQRLHAQDEFEGTGIGLALCKRIVEKHGGNIWAESTLNKGSIFYFSLKK, encoded by the coding sequence ATGGAAAACTATTTAAAGAAGGAATTGTATGAGTTGGTGAAAAGGGAGGATACCATTTTTGATTTTATTCAAGAGTCATCGTTAGACGGGGTATGGTTTTGGGACTTGGAGAGTCCTGAGCACGAGTGGATGAGCGCCAAATTTTGGACTGAATTGGGTTATGATCCTGCCGAAAAACCTCATTTAGCATCTGCTTGGCAAGATATAATTGATCAAAGTGATCTAGAACTAGCCATCGCCAATTTTCATAAACATTTAGAAGATCCGTTGCATCCTTATGATCAAGTAGTGAGGTACAGACATAAAAATGGTGGCATAGTATGGATCAGATGTAGAGGGTTAGCTATTCGTGATCAGAACGGAAAAGCCATACGTATGCTTGGAGCACACAACAATTTGACACCTATAATAGAACTAAATGAGAAGCTAAAATCTCAAAACATGGAACTTGATCAATTTTCATATTCAGTTTCACATGATTTGAGAGCACCGTTGAGAATAATTAATGGTTATGCAGGAATCTTGAAAGACGAGTATGGGAGTAAGTTAGATGAGGAGGGTAATCGTTTACTTTTCAATATCATAAAGAATGCTTCTAATATGAATCATTTGATTGAGGAGCTGTTGTCTTTTTCTAAACTAAGCAAGACTGAATTGAGAAAAGTGGAGATGGATGGAGGACAATTGGTTGAAGAATGCCTTGGTTATATGCGATCTATATGTGATATCAGTCAATTTGAAATCAATGTGAGTGAAGGAATCCCAAAACTATATGCTGATCGAAATATGATCAAGCAAGTAGTAATCAATATTTTGAGTAATGCTTTTAAATATAGTGGCACATCTAGAACCAAGAGAATCGACATAGCATGGAAAGATCTTGATAATCAGATTCAATTGAGTTTTAACGACTATGGGGTAGGGTTCGATATGAGGTATTATGAAAAAGTATTTGCGGTTTTTCAGAGACTACATGCACAAGATGAATTTGAAGGGACAGGAATAGGATTAGCATTATGCAAACGTATCGTCGAAAAGCATGGAGGAAATATCTGGGCTGAGAGTACTCTAAACAAAGGATCTATATTCTATTTTTCTCTAAAAAAGTAA
- a CDS encoding DUF4114 domain-containing protein encodes MKKLIYTTLLTILYIPLMAQYQFLGGFNELGVPDYLDERDVVSKQLLDDIDASLPESKPVPLFNPHLISSGYDNDIQLLDSADVWVTFVKEGAGYRNVLGFYSYDLSAPYLSTPSKEDITIIFPNVSGEGSGGGLVAGDKVKIGTFSANTGIGWVLIANGYLDNQVTDGSWVLYSNPNFNPESKKSDRYHNVLLNDPEEDLIILGFEDIRRDYASCDQDFNDAIFYVTANPIEAIARNNIAEIVDSKSVSSGNDGGLESNGDLASAIAQRQLNRVKNNNRNNVRTRQMTMSAHMRSARTNGSHVYLPTTGFTGQEEVRVSSPEDLIGLTNAEEVFATDYYLTEQRVAAALLTKTSSSVYNHSKNVCDRLNGGSIEDLRSVEVKGHQVIFAKINTDSTTSEYASWFSVQNNGESYKLYSLWNIDNYPEGDYLNFQVWGASPAQVFHTLNYILNQLESEKTVQSNEQGTQIPKVLVKRGNYSQGRLTLEITNPQQVKQIEVTGNIRSTENSSYTVYKESIALSGNYTESISIDMGGLFDAGISVQVPNETAFDALYLADGAWGTDYNPLYSSIDEFSVATTENPTWDSSQYILERNIQVSGRSSDVVNIFRNTMAGHGSLEISQFSSLSFDIDSNTPLEVVLIENNLSDWSQRLRTTVASTDGIDQVVLPLDEFTRGEATNTMSIGTIQSVVFSFINTRGEEQSFEFEISNLRFGNEQVVMSIGTESHSKEFMMYPNPTNGQVNLEFSEQTSGQVSVFDMSGRLMQHQHMSLTSKSSLDLTLQTGLYWIVVDGSMGRQSRMLKIY; translated from the coding sequence ATGAAAAAGTTAATCTATACAACTCTACTCACCATCCTGTATATTCCTCTAATGGCACAATATCAATTCTTAGGAGGGTTCAATGAACTCGGAGTGCCTGACTATTTAGATGAAAGAGACGTAGTTTCCAAGCAACTACTCGACGACATTGATGCCTCCCTCCCAGAGAGCAAGCCGGTACCTTTGTTCAATCCACACCTGATCTCCTCAGGATATGACAATGACATCCAACTATTGGATAGTGCTGATGTATGGGTGACATTCGTCAAAGAAGGTGCTGGATATAGAAATGTATTGGGATTCTATAGCTATGATCTCAGTGCTCCCTACTTGTCCACTCCATCCAAAGAAGATATTACGATTATTTTCCCTAATGTGTCTGGAGAAGGTTCTGGTGGCGGATTGGTAGCGGGTGATAAAGTAAAAATTGGAACCTTTTCTGCTAATACCGGCATAGGTTGGGTACTCATCGCTAATGGATACCTTGACAATCAAGTAACTGATGGCTCTTGGGTACTATATTCCAACCCCAACTTTAATCCAGAAAGCAAAAAGTCAGATCGCTACCATAATGTCTTACTCAATGATCCAGAAGAAGATTTGATCATTCTTGGTTTTGAGGATATACGCAGAGATTACGCTAGCTGCGATCAGGATTTCAATGACGCCATATTCTATGTGACTGCCAACCCTATCGAAGCGATTGCGAGAAACAATATAGCAGAAATCGTGGATAGCAAAAGTGTCAGCTCGGGCAATGATGGTGGACTAGAAAGCAATGGTGACTTGGCCTCTGCCATCGCCCAACGCCAACTCAACCGTGTCAAAAACAATAACAGAAACAATGTCAGAACCAGACAAATGACCATGTCTGCTCATATGCGCAGTGCACGAACCAATGGATCACATGTCTACCTGCCTACCACAGGATTTACAGGACAAGAAGAAGTGAGGGTCTCAAGTCCAGAAGATCTAATAGGCTTGACCAATGCAGAAGAAGTCTTTGCTACAGACTATTATTTGACAGAGCAAAGAGTAGCTGCCGCACTACTTACTAAAACCAGTTCTTCGGTATACAACCATTCCAAAAACGTCTGTGACAGGCTCAATGGAGGCAGCATCGAAGATTTGCGTTCGGTAGAAGTCAAAGGACATCAAGTGATCTTTGCCAAGATCAACACTGACAGTACTACTTCCGAATATGCTTCTTGGTTCTCTGTTCAAAACAATGGTGAATCGTACAAACTATATAGCCTATGGAATATCGATAACTACCCAGAAGGTGATTACCTCAATTTTCAAGTATGGGGTGCTAGTCCTGCACAGGTTTTTCATACGCTCAACTATATTTTGAATCAGCTGGAGTCAGAAAAGACCGTTCAGTCAAACGAGCAAGGAACACAAATCCCGAAAGTATTGGTCAAAAGAGGCAATTACAGCCAAGGAAGACTTACGCTGGAAATCACAAACCCTCAGCAAGTAAAGCAAATAGAAGTAACTGGAAATATCCGATCAACAGAGAATAGCAGCTATACTGTCTACAAAGAAAGCATTGCCTTGAGTGGGAACTATACCGAAAGCATCAGCATAGACATGGGAGGCCTCTTCGATGCAGGTATCTCTGTTCAGGTACCCAACGAGACTGCATTTGATGCACTGTATCTTGCAGATGGAGCATGGGGCACGGACTACAACCCTCTCTACTCTAGCATCGATGAGTTCTCCGTCGCAACCACCGAAAACCCCACATGGGACAGCAGTCAGTACATACTCGAACGAAACATTCAAGTAAGTGGTAGAAGCTCAGATGTGGTCAACATTTTTAGAAATACTATGGCAGGTCATGGCTCTCTAGAGATATCTCAATTTAGTTCCTTGTCCTTTGACATAGACAGCAACACACCCCTAGAGGTGGTATTGATTGAAAATAATCTCTCAGATTGGTCACAGCGCCTGAGAACCACAGTTGCCAGTACTGATGGAATCGACCAAGTAGTCTTGCCATTGGATGAATTTACCAGAGGAGAAGCAACCAACACTATGTCAATCGGCACCATTCAGTCCGTTGTTTTCTCCTTCATCAACACGCGTGGCGAGGAACAAAGTTTCGAATTTGAGATCAGCAATCTTCGCTTTGGCAATGAGCAAGTAGTCATGTCCATCGGTACCGAAAGCCATTCGAAAGAATTCATGATGTACCCCAATCCGACAAATGGACAGGTCAACTTAGAGTTTTCGGAGCAAACCAGTGGGCAGGTGAGTGTCTTCGATATGAGTGGACGTTTGATGCAGCATCAGCACATGAGCCTTACGAGCAAAAGCAGTCTGGATTTGACCTTACAAACAGGTTTGTATTGGATAGTGGTAGATGGCTCGATGGGTCGACAGTCTCGCATGTTAAAAATATACTAG
- a CDS encoding response regulator yields MIENIDDIEIVLVEDNHFEAELTIRALKKSHLANKLIWLKDGEEARNFFLGEDCVVNDKNYAKPKLVLLDLNIPKINGIEVLELLKSNPITKNIPIVVMTSSNHEKDLNRCYELGVNSYIVKPVKYDAFSEICKQIGLYWTLTNRTIE; encoded by the coding sequence ATGATAGAAAACATTGATGATATTGAAATAGTACTTGTGGAGGATAATCACTTTGAGGCCGAATTGACTATCCGTGCTTTAAAGAAAAGTCACTTAGCTAATAAGCTCATTTGGTTAAAAGATGGAGAAGAAGCTAGGAATTTCTTCCTTGGTGAAGATTGTGTTGTGAACGACAAGAATTATGCGAAACCAAAACTTGTATTACTGGATCTAAACATACCAAAGATCAATGGGATTGAAGTGTTAGAATTATTAAAATCTAACCCTATTACCAAAAACATTCCCATAGTAGTAATGACTTCTTCTAATCATGAAAAAGATCTGAATAGATGCTATGAATTAGGGGTTAATAGCTATATCGTAAAACCTGTGAAATACGATGCTTTCTCTGAGATATGTAAACAGATAGGCTTGTACTGGACTTTGACTAACCGAACTATTGAATAA
- a CDS encoding PAS domain-containing protein yields the protein MESTNLNHNKYRFLILEDVPFEVDLIKRSLSKEGIKMEVYITDNQKDFNQSLREFKPDLIISDYNLPSYTGMEALQDAIAFKSEIPFIIVTGTLGEEKAVDLLKMGATDFVLKDNLPRLPIVVKRALSDLRKREQDLQTKEELRKLKEHQRQLFQFAPIGISELSLEGQILSINEFGKYLFRITECIMQKSPSLFDLLDTREKMALKQWLKEEHPTNSRSIIIQNNKKDRYINFTCIPHQNTLGENVFIGTFEDVTEQVNIKRQLKEKNQLFETLMETITDIIYLKDKMGRYVMVNKAFEKTFSVKEKDIVGKRDKDFMDQSLAKQISNIDDEIFEKQENVSSILSYERQNGRVTYYDSHNAPFFNESKNIIGIVGACRDITLSVNAEEELKQSEALLLEAENIAGIGSWEFTVAGELITGSIGMMKIFDLSLSKRTWHYSVFINKCHPDDQDEFLSALQNAILEGENIDIEHRVVQAESGIVWVRIKGKVVINESNVVDKIIGTVQDITEHKNIHQRLLMKRELLDEAQAIANIGSFDWSISQNVLHCTDQFRTILDLKPSGIWASFDNYIERIHPSDRELTRNKIFDALSDCNSYDIEHRVLLPNGKIKTLRAIGRFKKDKTDQPEHLFGTIEDITDKQEMDSALIEGQEMERARIAREVHDGIGQLLAATKFNLSAMEGMPEEHKAEQHDKIHKTLEMTIDEARRITRNLSTKILDELGLEKAIMELCTQAHDLLGLKINLEYCTKDVQFSENARRSIYRMVQESINNMLKYSKATAGLVTIKEERDSLSIVIKDNGIGFDLNDPKTKQGNGLTNLRQRAKVLYGYLDLWSKPNEGTAISINIPYENLTTNEENTISNC from the coding sequence ATGGAATCAACCAATTTAAACCATAATAAATATCGCTTCTTAATATTAGAAGATGTCCCTTTTGAGGTAGATCTGATCAAACGCAGTTTATCAAAAGAAGGGATAAAAATGGAGGTATATATTACTGATAACCAAAAGGATTTTAATCAAAGTTTACGTGAGTTCAAACCTGATCTAATCATATCTGATTATAATTTACCTTCATATACCGGTATGGAAGCGCTTCAAGATGCCATTGCTTTCAAGTCTGAAATACCATTTATCATTGTGACAGGTACATTAGGCGAAGAAAAAGCAGTGGATTTGTTGAAAATGGGAGCTACTGATTTTGTGCTTAAAGATAATTTACCAAGATTGCCTATAGTAGTTAAACGAGCTTTGTCTGATTTGAGAAAGCGTGAACAAGACCTACAAACCAAAGAAGAACTTAGGAAGTTAAAAGAACACCAACGACAGTTATTTCAGTTCGCTCCTATTGGAATAAGTGAATTAAGCCTAGAAGGTCAGATATTGTCTATTAATGAATTTGGGAAGTATTTGTTTCGAATCACAGAGTGCATCATGCAAAAATCGCCTTCCTTATTTGATTTGTTGGACACTCGAGAAAAAATGGCACTTAAACAATGGTTAAAAGAGGAGCACCCTACTAACAGCAGGTCTATTATAATTCAAAACAATAAGAAGGATCGCTATATCAATTTCACATGTATCCCACATCAAAATACTTTGGGAGAGAATGTTTTTATTGGGACATTTGAAGACGTAACTGAACAAGTCAATATAAAAAGGCAACTCAAGGAAAAAAACCAGTTGTTTGAAACCCTTATGGAGACGATTACAGATATAATATATCTAAAAGATAAAATGGGTAGGTATGTAATGGTGAATAAGGCCTTTGAGAAGACATTTTCAGTCAAAGAAAAGGACATAGTAGGTAAAAGAGATAAGGATTTCATGGATCAATCTCTTGCCAAACAGATCAGTAATATAGATGATGAAATTTTTGAAAAACAAGAAAATGTTAGCTCCATTCTTTCATATGAGAGACAAAACGGAAGGGTAACTTATTATGACAGTCACAATGCACCCTTTTTTAATGAATCAAAAAACATAATAGGAATAGTGGGGGCATGTAGAGATATAACCCTTAGTGTTAATGCAGAAGAAGAGTTAAAGCAAAGCGAAGCATTATTATTAGAGGCAGAAAACATAGCTGGAATTGGTAGCTGGGAGTTTACGGTAGCAGGGGAGCTCATAACTGGATCTATTGGAATGATGAAAATTTTTGATTTGTCATTGTCTAAGCGTACTTGGCACTACAGTGTTTTTATCAATAAATGTCATCCAGATGATCAAGACGAATTTTTGTCTGCATTGCAAAATGCCATTCTCGAAGGAGAAAATATAGATATAGAACATAGGGTAGTACAGGCAGAGAGTGGAATTGTTTGGGTTCGCATCAAAGGCAAGGTAGTCATCAATGAGTCAAACGTGGTAGACAAAATAATAGGAACTGTTCAAGATATCACAGAACATAAAAATATTCATCAGCGCTTATTAATGAAGAGGGAATTACTGGATGAGGCTCAAGCAATCGCTAATATTGGTAGTTTTGATTGGAGTATTTCACAAAATGTACTGCATTGTACGGATCAGTTTAGAACCATACTAGATTTAAAACCCAGTGGCATATGGGCCAGCTTTGACAATTACATTGAAAGGATTCATCCATCCGATAGAGAGTTGACACGCAACAAGATATTTGATGCATTGTCTGATTGTAATAGCTATGATATTGAACATAGGGTTCTGCTACCCAATGGAAAAATAAAAACGCTCCGTGCCATAGGCCGATTTAAAAAGGACAAGACAGATCAACCGGAGCATTTGTTTGGGACGATCGAGGATATCACTGACAAGCAGGAAATGGATAGTGCCTTGATTGAAGGACAAGAAATGGAACGGGCGAGGATTGCCCGTGAGGTTCATGATGGTATCGGTCAGCTATTAGCTGCCACCAAGTTTAACTTGTCCGCTATGGAAGGTATGCCTGAAGAGCACAAAGCGGAGCAGCATGATAAAATTCACAAAACACTGGAGATGACCATTGATGAGGCAAGAAGAATCACACGCAATTTGTCAACGAAGATATTGGACGAGTTGGGTTTGGAGAAGGCAATCATGGAGTTATGTACGCAGGCTCATGATTTACTGGGACTAAAGATTAATTTGGAATATTGTACCAAAGATGTACAATTCAGTGAAAATGCAAGGCGCAGCATTTATAGGATGGTTCAGGAGTCTATCAATAATATGCTTAAATATTCGAAAGCTACTGCCGGATTGGTGACCATCAAAGAGGAACGAGATAGTTTGTCCATTGTCATCAAAGACAATGGGATAGGCTTTGATTTGAATGACCCTAAAACGAAACAAGGAAATGGATTGACCAACCTAAGACAAAGAGCCAAAGTACTATATGGCTACTTGGATTTATGGTCAAAACCAAACGAAGGAACTGCTATATCTATTAATATACCATATGAAAATCTAACGACAAATGAAGAAAATACAATTAGTAATTGCTGA
- a CDS encoding response regulator, whose product MKTTLPILLVEDDKVDQMTVKRGLFHLKMKNELIIRQNGLEALEYLNDESNPRPGIILLDLNMPKMNGIEFLQEVKKNSAHKLIPVVVMTTSTQDQDRVDSFQQHASGYMVKPVDYPQFLNTLKTICSYWLTSEIAHY is encoded by the coding sequence ATGAAAACCACATTACCAATACTTCTAGTAGAAGATGACAAAGTAGATCAGATGACAGTCAAAAGAGGTCTATTCCATCTGAAAATGAAAAACGAATTGATTATCCGACAAAACGGTTTAGAAGCACTCGAATACCTAAATGATGAATCTAACCCAAGACCTGGCATCATATTGTTGGATCTCAACATGCCCAAAATGAATGGCATAGAGTTCCTGCAAGAGGTGAAAAAGAATTCTGCTCACAAACTAATCCCTGTAGTAGTGATGACTACCTCCACACAAGATCAGGATAGAGTAGACAGCTTTCAACAACATGCATCAGGATACATGGTTAAACCAGTGGATTACCCACAATTCCTAAATACACTAAAAACAATTTGTAGCTACTGGCTTACAAGCGAAATAGCCCATTACTAG
- a CDS encoding response regulator transcription factor: MKKIQLVIADDHGLIRDGIHAMLRYEDNINIVAEAVNGLEAIIRVEHHLPDVVLMDIMMPEMTGIEALKKIKETAPETKIILMSMEISEEFISEALEYGVSGYLPKDVRKDVLIKAINRVYEGEEYFDSKVSEAIFKNYYKKKTNNSSVVAGSGKLGKREEEVLTLVCQGMGNIEISEKLFISPRTVDSHKSHIMEKLGLKNTVELIKFAIKNGFTEL, encoded by the coding sequence ATGAAGAAAATACAATTAGTAATTGCTGATGATCATGGACTCATTCGTGATGGGATCCACGCCATGCTCAGATATGAAGACAATATCAATATCGTGGCAGAAGCGGTCAACGGACTAGAAGCGATTATCCGTGTAGAGCATCATCTACCAGATGTTGTATTGATGGATATCATGATGCCAGAAATGACAGGAATAGAAGCGCTCAAAAAAATAAAAGAGACGGCTCCAGAAACAAAAATTATTCTAATGTCTATGGAGATATCAGAAGAGTTTATTTCAGAAGCACTGGAATATGGCGTGTCTGGGTATCTCCCTAAAGATGTAAGAAAAGACGTACTGATCAAAGCCATCAACAGAGTATATGAGGGAGAAGAATATTTTGACTCCAAAGTATCAGAAGCAATCTTTAAGAATTACTACAAAAAGAAAACCAATAACAGCTCAGTTGTGGCTGGTTCGGGTAAATTGGGCAAGCGAGAGGAAGAAGTACTCACATTAGTTTGCCAGGGCATGGGTAATATTGAAATTTCAGAGAAGCTGTTTATTAGCCCGCGCACAGTAGATTCACACAAGAGCCATATCATGGAAAAACTAGGACTAAAAAATACTGTTGAGTTAATCAAGTTTGCTATTAAGAATGGTTTTACTGAGTTGTAA
- a CDS encoding ATP-binding protein has product MNTSIEYFQLPGLISSGFLIIAILIMFKINSSMHGGLYKTIWWTALILLLLFTYFNLLITVQVLLEFNLQQSPTFNSMQLCGSVFSFVVVFAGLKTTTDLKVTNISKRYLDKVMKSMSSYLIVTDSNFQIQKVNEALCIEMGIDESQLKGTNVSSIFFDCNLEELVQNYSEQSEAYIMSYNTELKSVMLTGEVIYRNSNEVDGYVFIAFNNYQKEITRLYSYFRSIFDHSEFAIITTDLDGSITGANPAAERYFEKSEEDMVMCMTPEDLHCTECLDEFAEQLGSTDESDAMSILRGHVNEGKTVNQEMLMRRKNNTLFPALITINAIKDEGQTIGYFEIIADLTEKKKVEEELRKVNKELKDFAHIVSHDLKAPLRAISSLSSWLQEDYAEQLGTEGQEQFKLINSRVSRMENLINGILEYSRVGRIKEDEATEDLNEIVNDVKDAIVPKENFEVIIEGILPSLNIDRTRTQQIFQNIISNAVKYMDKSLGKIQVACQQDNNNWTFSIKDNGPGIEKQYFEKIFQIFQTLSPRDEYESTGVGLAIVKKSVELYGGKVWLESIKNLGTTFFFTIPKTFNT; this is encoded by the coding sequence ATGAACACGTCAATCGAATACTTTCAGCTCCCTGGTTTAATCAGCTCTGGATTTTTAATCATCGCCATACTGATCATGTTTAAAATCAATAGTTCTATGCACGGTGGACTATACAAAACCATTTGGTGGACTGCACTCATCTTATTGTTGTTGTTCACCTATTTCAATTTACTCATCACTGTACAAGTATTGTTGGAGTTTAACCTACAGCAAAGCCCAACCTTCAACTCTATGCAACTATGTGGTTCTGTTTTTTCCTTTGTAGTGGTCTTTGCGGGACTCAAAACAACCACAGATCTAAAAGTTACCAACATCTCCAAAAGATACTTGGACAAGGTAATGAAATCCATGAGTTCTTATTTAATTGTTACAGATTCCAATTTTCAAATTCAAAAAGTCAATGAGGCACTGTGCATAGAAATGGGCATAGATGAAAGCCAACTCAAAGGAACGAATGTTAGTTCTATATTTTTTGATTGCAACCTTGAAGAATTGGTTCAAAACTATTCAGAGCAATCTGAAGCCTACATCATGTCATACAATACTGAATTAAAATCCGTCATGCTAACTGGCGAGGTTATTTACAGAAACTCAAACGAGGTAGATGGTTATGTATTCATTGCATTCAACAACTACCAAAAAGAAATCACCAGACTGTACTCTTATTTTAGATCCATTTTTGATCACTCTGAATTTGCTATTATCACGACTGACCTTGATGGATCGATCACAGGAGCTAATCCAGCCGCAGAACGTTATTTCGAAAAAAGTGAAGAAGATATGGTCATGTGTATGACGCCAGAAGATTTGCACTGTACTGAATGTCTTGATGAGTTTGCTGAGCAACTAGGTAGCACAGATGAATCTGATGCCATGAGTATTCTACGAGGACATGTCAATGAAGGTAAAACTGTCAATCAAGAAATGCTCATGCGGAGAAAAAACAACACCCTCTTCCCAGCACTCATTACTATCAATGCAATCAAAGATGAAGGACAGACCATAGGATACTTTGAAATTATAGCCGACCTCACCGAAAAGAAAAAAGTAGAGGAAGAGCTACGAAAAGTAAACAAAGAATTGAAAGACTTTGCTCACATCGTTTCTCATGATTTGAAAGCACCACTTAGAGCTATCAGCTCACTATCTAGCTGGTTGCAAGAAGATTATGCAGAACAGCTAGGTACTGAAGGACAAGAGCAATTCAAGCTCATCAATAGCCGTGTGAGTAGAATGGAAAACCTCATCAACGGGATTTTGGAATACTCAAGAGTAGGTAGGATCAAAGAAGATGAAGCAACTGAGGACCTCAATGAGATAGTCAATGATGTCAAAGATGCCATTGTACCCAAAGAAAACTTTGAGGTAATAATTGAAGGTATCCTGCCAAGTCTCAATATTGATAGAACTAGAACACAACAGATCTTTCAGAATATCATCAGCAATGCAGTAAAATATATGGACAAAAGCCTAGGTAAGATTCAGGTTGCTTGCCAGCAAGACAACAACAACTGGACTTTCAGTATCAAAGACAACGGACCAGGTATTGAGAAACAATATTTTGAAAAAATCTTCCAAATATTTCAAACGCTAAGCCCGAGAGATGAATACGAAAGCACTGGAGTAGGTCTCGCTATCGTCAAAAAAAGTGTAGAACTCTATGGAGGTAAAGTATGGTTGGAATCCATCAAAAATCTTGGAACAACCTTCTTCTTCACAATTCCAAAAACATTTAATACATAA